GAGCTGTCGGCACGGGTGCCGGCCACGCAATTCGTCGGGTACGAACGGTTGCAGAGCGAAAGCGTGCTCCAGGCCATCTTGAAGGGCGACCGGCTTGTCAAGGAAGCAACGGCCGGTGACGAGATCGAGTGCGTCCTAGATGTCACGCCCTTTTATGCGGAAGGCGGCGGGCAGGTCGGGGATCAAGGGGTGCTGGTGGGGCCGGAAGGCCGGATTGAGATCACGGAAACCGTCAAGCCGCTTCCCACGATGTTTGTGCACAAGGGGAGGGTCCAGAGCGGTCTTGTGCGCGAAGGGGATCGGCTCCAGGCCCAGGTGCGGGCCAACACGAGACAGGACGCGGCTCGCAACCATACGGCGACGCACCTCGTGCATGCCGCCCTCCGCGATCTTCTGGGCCCGCATGTCAAACAATATGGATCGCTGGTCGCGCCGAATCGGCTGCGATTCGACTTCGCGCATTTCAAGGCGCTGTCCGGCAGGGATATCGACGAAGTGGAAGCGATCGTCAACGACCAGATCCGCCGCAATGAGCAGGTGCGGACGCAGGTGATGGGCATTCAGGATGCGGTCGCGGCCGGCGCGCTGGCCTTCTTCGGGGATAAGTACGGGGAACAGGTGCGGGTCGTGACCATCGAAGAGTTCAGCAAGGAACTCTGCGGCGGCACCCATTGCCGTCACACCGGCGAGATCGGTCTCTTCCGCATCCTGTCCGAGACCGGAGTGGCCGCCGGGGTGCGCCGGATCGAAGCGCAGACGGGGGTAGGCGCGCTGTCCGCGCTCAAGCGGTTGGAGGCGGATGTTCGGGAGCTGTCGGAGATCCTGAAGGTCGCGCCGTCCGACCTTGTCGGCCGGACCAGGAAACTGGCGGCGCAGTTGAAGGAAAAGGAGCGGGAACTGGAGGAGTTGAAGCTCAAGCTCGCCAGCGGGGCCTCGACCGACGCCCAGGTCCGCACAATCGGCTCGGTGCAGGTGCATGTGCAGCGGACCGACGGCATGGACATGAACGGCATGCGCGCGCTGGCCGACCGGGTCCGTGATAAGCTCAAATCAGGAGTCGTGGCGCTCGGCGGCGTGAGCGACGACAAAGTCTCGCTGCTGGTCGCCGTGACCAAGGACCTGACCGCGTCCATCAAGGCCGGCGAGCTGATCAAGTCCATGGCGGTCGAAGTCGGAGGGACCGGAGGAGGACGGCCGGAACTGGCTCAGGCCGGAGGGAAGCAACCGGAAGGGTTGCCTCGCGCCCTCGAAAAGGTCTTTCCGCTGGTGGAGCAGGCACTTGGACAGTAAGCTGATGGGCAAGCGAATCCTCGCGCTGGATTACGGGACCAAGCGGATCGGGGTGGCGCTCAGCGATGAACTCGGCTGGACGGCGCAACCGTTGGAAACCTATCGGCGGAGAACGCTGGAAGCCGATCTCGCCCATATTGCGACGCTCGTGCGTGAACATGAGGCGGGGAAGGTCGTGCTCGGGTTGCCGATTCGCACCACTGGAGAGTTGGGGCCGGAAGCCGCGGTGGTCGAGGACTTTCGCCGGCTCCTGCAGCCGGTGCTGTCCGTCCCGATCGTGACTTGGGATGAGCGCCATACGACGCAGAGCGCGGAGGAGTTGTTGATCGAGGCGGACCTCAGCCGCGCCAAGCGCAGGCAGGTCGTGGATCGCGTCGCGGCGGCGATCCTGCTGCAAAGCTATCTGGCCGGCCAGACAAGCAGGGCCGCTCACGCGGATTCCTCCACGACACCAGACGCACCCTCGGCCGAAGACTGGCCGACCGACGATAGCGGTTCGCGGAACGGGGGAGCGCCGAGCGGATAAGCGAAACCGACCCGACGATGTACGGACGATTGATCCTGCTGATCATCCTTGTTGCCTTCCTGGTGGCGGGTGTCATCGGCTATCAGATGACCAGATGGGCCGACTCTCCCGTCGCGACCGATCCCCGCCAAGCTCAGCCGAAGATCGTGACGATTCCGGAGGGAGCGACGTTCCAACAGATCGCGGCACAACTCGAACGGGAGCGGCTCATCAAGAGCCGCTCCCGTTTTGTGTTGCTGGGGCGCTCCCACTCGGCCGACCGGCGGATCATCTCGGGGGAGTACGAATTGAATCCGGGGATGAAGCCGCAGGAGATTCTCGACAAATTGGTCGCCGGCCAGGTGGTCTTACATCCGATTACGGTGCCGGAGGGCTACTCGATCGCTCAAATCGCGGATGTCCTCGACATCGATAAGCTGGTCGATGCGCGGGAATTCCGGCGGCTCTGCACGGACCGCGAGTTTATCCGGTCGCTTGAGATCGATGCCGCCAGCCTGGAAGGGTATTTGTTTCCGGACACTTATCATGTCGCCAGGGGAACCAAAGCCAAGGACCTGATCCACGTGATGGTCTCGAAATTGTGGCAGGTCTTCACTCCGGCCTGGAGGCTGCGCGCGGCCGACATGCGGATGACGATGCACCAAGTCCTGACGCTTGCGTCCGTGATCGAAAAGGAAACCAGCGTGGGGGAGGAACGCGAGCTGATCTCCGCGGTCTTTCACAATCGGTTGCGGCGCAAGATTCCGCTACAAAGCGATCCCACGGTCATCTACGGATTGGAGCAGTTCGACGGAAACCTGCGCAAGCGGGACCTGTCCGACCATAGTCCGTACAACACCTACCGGGTGCGCGGACTCCCGCCCGGCCCCATCGCCAGTCCCGGGGCCCAGTCGATCCGAGCCGCCTTGTATCCGGCCAATGCAGCCTACCTGTATTTCGTGTCGCGGAACGACGGCACCCACTATTTCTCCTCGACGTTGGACGAGCATAACCACGCCGTGGAGAAATTCCAGAAGCGGCCGTTCCGGCGGATGGCGGGCGCCCGCTTGTAGAGCGGGCCCGGGGTCACGACGCCAGGTTCCTGTTGGGTGCAAGCACAGATGACCATCAAGGGAGAGGGCGGATCATGACAGTCATAGATCGGTTGCCCGGCTTGATCGACCATACGATTCTTCGCCCGGAGGCCACGCGGGCCGATGTCCTGCGGCTCTGCGAGGAGGCGCAGCGGCTCGGCTTCACCGTCATCTTCGTGCCTCCCTGCTACATTGAAGAGGTCGTGGCGGCGGTGCGCGGCATGAACATCCGTGTCGGCATGCCCGTCGGCTTTCCGCTTGGCGGCCAGACCACCGGCGCCAAGGTGGCCGAAGCGCGCGAAGGAGTGGCGTTGGGCGCCACCGTATTGGACATGGTCTTGAACGTGAGCCGGCTCAAGTCCGGGGATCTCGATTATGTCAGACGGGACATGACCGCAGTCGTGCGCGCAACCCCAGGCGTAGAACATAAGGTCATCCTCGAAACCTGCCTGTTGGCCCAAGAGGAGAAACGGACGGCCTGCCGGCTCGCGGTGGAAGCCGGCATGGACTATGTGAAGA
The DNA window shown above is from Nitrospira tepida and carries:
- the ruvX gene encoding Holliday junction resolvase RuvX; its protein translation is MDSKLMGKRILALDYGTKRIGVALSDELGWTAQPLETYRRRTLEADLAHIATLVREHEAGKVVLGLPIRTTGELGPEAAVVEDFRRLLQPVLSVPIVTWDERHTTQSAEELLIEADLSRAKRRQVVDRVAAAILLQSYLAGQTSRAAHADSSTTPDAPSAEDWPTDDSGSRNGGAPSG
- the deoC gene encoding deoxyribose-phosphate aldolase, with the protein product MTVIDRLPGLIDHTILRPEATRADVLRLCEEAQRLGFTVIFVPPCYIEEVVAAVRGMNIRVGMPVGFPLGGQTTGAKVAEAREGVALGATVLDMVLNVSRLKSGDLDYVRRDMTAVVRATPGVEHKVILETCLLAQEEKRTACRLAVEAGMDYVKTSTGFAAGGATVEDVRLMKDAVAGRARIKASGGIRDLATTLALLDAGADRIGTSAGIKILEEAAERRGVAGRVAG
- the mltG gene encoding endolytic transglycosylase MltG, coding for MYGRLILLIILVAFLVAGVIGYQMTRWADSPVATDPRQAQPKIVTIPEGATFQQIAAQLERERLIKSRSRFVLLGRSHSADRRIISGEYELNPGMKPQEILDKLVAGQVVLHPITVPEGYSIAQIADVLDIDKLVDAREFRRLCTDREFIRSLEIDAASLEGYLFPDTYHVARGTKAKDLIHVMVSKLWQVFTPAWRLRAADMRMTMHQVLTLASVIEKETSVGEERELISAVFHNRLRRKIPLQSDPTVIYGLEQFDGNLRKRDLSDHSPYNTYRVRGLPPGPIASPGAQSIRAALYPANAAYLYFVSRNDGTHYFSSTLDEHNHAVEKFQKRPFRRMAGARL